TGCCGCCTTGGCCGGTAATGATGTCATCCTTCTTCTGAGCGGGAAAAAATACGAAGCAGCGTACCCGGTCATGCTCGTGCTGCTCGCCGGCGTGCCTATTGCCGCATTCATAGCCCCTGTCCTGACGACGATGAGGGGGCTCAATCATATCAAGTGGGCGGCTCTCTGCGATTTCCTGTGGATGGCGGTATATTTCGGTTCGTTCTTCATATTCGTTACGATCTGGGGCGTGACGGGGATGGCTATCGCGCAGGTTCTGGCATCAATCGTGCAAATGGCCGCGGCGGTCGCGCTTTCGAAGAAAGAGGGGTTCTACGGAGGACTGGGAAAAAATACGGTCAAGGCGATCATCTTTATTCTGCTTCTGGCCATCCCGCTGATAATGGTGACTCGATACCTTGGAATATACGCTGTCATATCAGCCATGGTATTTTCCCCTCTTATCCTTAGGATCCTGCTGGTGAAGCTGAGAATATTCGAATCGGCCGAGATAGCCGTCTTAAAGGGAATGATACCTCAGAGAGCAGGCCAGAGATTCATGGTATGGTTGATCGATCCGGAGGCCTGATTGAATCGAAAAAAGATATTGATGATGATAAATTTTTTCCCGCCATCGGCGGGAGGAGGAGTGTACCGTCCATTATCATTTGTACGGTATCTTTCCGGATCAGGATGGGACGTGACGGTGATCACCCCGAGACCCGGGGAATTCTGGATAAATGATCCCGGACTGGAAAGCAAAGTACCGCCGGAAGTCCGTGTTATAAGGACGAAGTCTTTCTCCGGTCAGAGGATCCTCGCAAACCTTGGAAAAGGAAAGCAGAGTGGCTCATCGAGATCTTCATCACGCTTCGGCCTGATGAGAAAAGCCGGTGAGTTCGTGCTGATTCCCGACACCTATGTCGGATGGGTCCCTTTTGCGGCCGGCGCGGCCGCGAAGCTATGCCGGTCTGAAAGATTCGATATGATATATTCGACAAGCCCGCCGGACAGCACCCATCTCGCAGCGGGAAGGACCTCGAGAAGGTTTCATCTTCCATGGGTAGCGGATTTTCGTGATCCATGGATCTCTCTCTATCTCAGAGATCCCGCGACGCCTATCCACGCGGCGATCCATAAAAATCTGGAAAAGCGGGTTTCAGCCGCGAAGCTCGTTCTCGTGACGACTACATGGCAGAAAGAGAAGCTTCTCTCTCTTTTTCCTTCATGCCGGGTCGAGAAGATCCCGAACGGTTATGAGGAAGAGGATTTTCCCGAAGGTTTGGCGATCCCGGACGGCGACGGAAAGTTGAAGATCGTGCACGCCGGGATGCTTACCCTTGGAAGAAGTTCGCGGCCTTTTCTCGAAGGATTGAGGCTTTTTCTCGACCGAAGACCCGGTGCCGGAGAATCTGTAGAAGTGACCTTTATCGGACCAAGGGAGTCGGCCAATGAGGAATGGGTCGGAAGGCTCGGCCTCGGTGGCAACGTCAGGTTCCGTGATAATATCGCTCACAGCGAATGCGTAAATATCGAGAGGGCAAGTGATCTGCTTCTGCTGATAAAACATGACGATCCGAGATATACAGGTCTGGTTCCCGGAAAACTTTTTGAATATATAGGAGCTAGGCGTCCCATTCTCGCCATCGCTCCCGATGGAGAGGCAGCTTCGATAGTCAGGGATCTGAATCGGGGAGAGGTTGTTCCGGCAGGTGACAGGGAGGCTGTCGCGGCAGTTATCGATAAGTTCTTTATCCTGCATAAAGAGGGCAGGCTGGGCAGTTCATATTCCCTCGGCGTGGTCAGGGAATATTCACGCCGTGTTCTCGCTGGAAAGCTCGAACTGTTGTTAAGGAGTATCGCGGGAAACGACCATAGTCTCGGAGAGGCGTGAACGGATATCAGAAGGCCTGCGGGGCGCGTCTTTCAGGAGTAGCGTGATATGACCATCGATGGAGAATGATCGAATGGAAAGAGCGATGAAGAGAAGCGATTATCTGGTCGTCACGGCATCTGTCGCGTTGATGATAATACTTGCCCTGCCACTCAGGGGTTCGATCACCGACGATACGTATATACATATGCAGTACGCGCGTAATCTGGTCGAAGCGGGTGAACTCTCATTCAACAGGGGGGAGCCGACCTATGGCGCTACCAGTCCACTCTGGGTCCTCCTTCTCGCCACGGTGTACCGGCTCGGTGGCGAGATGGCTCTGTGGAGCAGGATACTTTCGCTTTTTTTCGGCGTAGCTTCGATATATATGGTCTACAGGTTTATGATCGCGATCGGGATGGGGAGTTATCCTTCCGCGATAGCCTCGGCGATCTTCGCTTCGGAAGCATGGGTGATACGATGGAGTATGGTCGGAATGGAATCATCGATGGCAGTTTTCATCGTGATAGCCGCAGTAATGGCAGCTCTGGGAGCTACACGTTCGTTGAGGAGGTCGATGCTGTTTGGAGCCCTTCTCTTCCTTGCCTATCTTGCCAGACCTGAAACACTTTTGCTACTGCCCCTTTCCCTGATCTCATTCAGCCTCTTTCGCGGCGGCGCCGGAGGGGCTCGTCGATATGGGTGGCTGCTGATATTTATTCCCGCGATCGTCATCTGGTTCCTTGTGATAAGGGATCATACAGGCACGTGGTTCCCTCTGACTGCCGGTGCCAAGCAGGGAACGTTCGATTTTTCTCCTGTTCTGCTGACCAGGATGCTCGTCCCGGTAAAAA
Above is a window of Candidatus Krumholzibacteriota bacterium DNA encoding:
- a CDS encoding glycosyltransferase family 4 protein, with amino-acid sequence MNRKKILMMINFFPPSAGGGVYRPLSFVRYLSGSGWDVTVITPRPGEFWINDPGLESKVPPEVRVIRTKSFSGQRILANLGKGKQSGSSRSSSRFGLMRKAGEFVLIPDTYVGWVPFAAGAAAKLCRSERFDMIYSTSPPDSTHLAAGRTSRRFHLPWVADFRDPWISLYLRDPATPIHAAIHKNLEKRVSAAKLVLVTTTWQKEKLLSLFPSCRVEKIPNGYEEEDFPEGLAIPDGDGKLKIVHAGMLTLGRSSRPFLEGLRLFLDRRPGAGESVEVTFIGPRESANEEWVGRLGLGGNVRFRDNIAHSECVNIERASDLLLLIKHDDPRYTGLVPGKLFEYIGARRPILAIAPDGEAASIVRDLNRGEVVPAGDREAVAAVIDKFFILHKEGRLGSSYSLGVVREYSRRVLAGKLELLLRSIAGNDHSLGEA